CGGGGCCGCGTCCGTTCGCTCGGAGGGCAGAGATGATCATCGTGATGAAGCCCGGCGCGTCCGTCCGGGACGTGGGCGCCGTGCTCAAGCAGATCGAGGCGCACGGCTTCAAGCCGCACCTGTCCCGGGGGGAGGAGACCACCGTGATCGGCGTCATCGGCGACGAACGCAAGCTCGACGGGGCCAACTTCGCCACGCTTCCGGGCGTGGACCGCGTGATTCCGATCCTCAAGCCCTACAAGCTGGCCAG
The sequence above is drawn from the Planctomycetota bacterium genome and encodes:
- a CDS encoding 3-deoxy-7-phosphoheptulonate synthase (catalyzes the formation of 3-deoxy-D-arabino-hept-2-ulosonate 7-phosphate from phosphoenolpyruvate and D-erythrose 4-phosphate), which codes for MIIVMKPGASVRDVGAVLKQIEAHGFKPHLSRGEETTVIGVIGDERKLDGANFATLPGVDRVIPILKPYKLASRDFKKKNTVVRVGDVAIGGGTFTVMAGPCAVESLEQTLDC